A region of Culicoides brevitarsis isolate CSIRO-B50_1 chromosome 1, AGI_CSIRO_Cbre_v1, whole genome shotgun sequence DNA encodes the following proteins:
- the LOC134837119 gene encoding spectrin beta chain isoform X1 has translation MTTDISVVRWDPSQGPEYIDEYEYDGGNSSSRLFERSRIKALAEERETVQKKTFTKWVNSHLVRVNSRVGDLYVDMRDGKNLIRLLEVLSGERLPRPTKGKMRIHCLENVDKALQFLREQRVHLENIGSHDIVDGNASLSLGLIWTIILRFQIQDITIEEVDNKETKSAKDALLLWCQMKTAGYNNVNIRNFTTSWRDGLAFNAIIHKHRPDLIQFEKLSKNNPIYNLNNAFNVAEDKLGLTKLLDAEDIFVEHPDEKSIITYVVTYYHYFSKMKQETVQGKRIGKVVGIAMDNDRMINEYEGLTSDLLQWIETTIVSLGDREFSNSLAGVQGQLAQFSNYRTVEKPPKFVEKGNLEVLLFTLQSKMRANNQKPYTPKEGKMISDINKAWERLEKAEHERELALREELIRQEKLEQLAARFNRKASMRETWLSENQRLVSQDNFGFDLAAVEAAAKKHEAIETDIFAYEERVQAVVAVCNELEQEKYHDIVRIVERKENVLRLWTYLLELLRARRSRLECSINLQQNFQEMLYILDSMEEIKQRLLTDDYGKHLMGVEDLLQKHSLVEADINVLGERVKQVVQNSQRFLSEEVEDYKPCDPSIIVNRVQQLEDAYAELVKLAVERRSRLEESRKLWQFYWDMADEENWIKEKEQIVSTGDIGHDLTTIHLLLSKHKALESEIHSHDPQLMSVVAIGDDLVRQGHFGADRIKERLQEILASWNGLLDSAAYRRKRLEDAVEYHQLFADAEDIDAWMLDALKLVSSEDVGNDESHVQSLLKKHKDVADELKSYSETIEQLHKQAQALTSTLTPEEKEKVADRLAKINERYNELLELSKLRKQRLLDTLSKYKLLSESDGVEQWITEKEKMLATMTPGRDIEDVEIMKHRYEGFDKEMNANASRVAVVNQLARQLLHVEHPDSEEITARQNKLNQEWGQLRDKAEAKREELASAHGVQTFYIECRETVSWIEDKKRILTETDSLQMDLTGVMTLQRRLSGMDRDLAAIQAKLSALEKEADSIEGEHPEEAALIREKVSQIQIIWEQLTHMLRERDAKLEEAGDLHRFLRDLDHFQAWLTKTQTDVASEDQPTTLADAEKLLTQHQSIKEEIDNYTDDYSKMMEYGEGLTSDPSQSEDPQYMFLRERLRALKDGWEELHQMWENRQVLLSQSLDQQLFNRDARQAEVLLSQQEHVLSKDDTPVNLEQAENQLKRHEAFLTTMEANDEKINTICQVADSLVQKEHFDADKIHKRADSIVGRRDANKERAIEMHEKLKNQVKLHEFLQDLEELTEWVQEKHLTSKDDTYRSAKTVHSKWTRHQAFEAEIAANKERLHEAEKAAQELMAEKPEFREIIEPKLRDLSEHFEDLEKTTKEKGELLFDAKREVIVQQSVDDIDSWIDELEKQVVSTDTGSDLTSVNILMQKHQIIQTQMAVKARQVDDIDKQTEVLAKTIPQDKVEPIVMKKKVVGERFERIKAPLLERQRLLEKKKEAFQFRRDVEEEKLWIEEKLPLATSEDLGNSLFNVHVLKKKNQSLSTEIDNHEPRISTICNNGQKLIDEEHEDASDYGDLIRDLRQRWQELKDAIDERRRNLENSERVQQYFFDAAEAEAWMSEQELYMMVEDRGKDETSGQNCMKKHNVLEQSVEDYANTIRQLGETARQLTSEHHPNADQVAVKQSQLDKLYAGLKDLAGERRAKLDEALQLFMLHREVDDLEQWIAERELVAASQELGQDYDHVTLLWDRFREFAHDTNQIGSERVAKANSIADEFIHSGHSDSATIAELKDSLNEQWQDLLELIETRTQMLAASRELHKYFHDCKDILGRIIEKQHAVSDELGRDAGSISALQRKHQNFIQDLMTLHSQVQQIQEESSKLQASYAGEKAREITNREQEVLQAWANLQARCDARKQKLADTSDLFKFFNMVRTLMLWMEDVVRQMNTSEKPRDVSGVELLMNNHQSLKAEIDTREDNFAACIALGKELLTREHYASAEIKERLVQLSNSRNALLLRWEERWENLQLILEVYQFARDAAVAEAWLIAQEPYLMSTELGHTIDEVENLIKKHEAFEKSAAAQEERFSALERLTTFELKEMKRRQEAAEKAEQDRIRAEEEAKAALEAQAEAERRAERSGDQADAPGSPQREKESVHDPQNGAAKSPSKQVVSSPGKGQKSPSTADKSRLSATLPSPSSGTKISRRSRSKSPFRSFRWKRGSSSKADDSFESEERPSPGGMEDGVIEGTLTRKHEWESTTKKASNRSWDKVYTVAKNGKLLFFKDQKTSRQVPEQTFKGEPALELTGAVVEIASDYTKKKNVFRIKLSNGGEFLLQTHDDAELNNWVSTLKQHCDALSGTESRSQTLPASSQKDEPKRRSFFTLKKK, from the exons ATGACGACAGATATTTCTGTAGTTCGTTGGGATCCCAGCCAGGGACCCGAATACATTGACGAGTACGAGTATGACGGAGGAAATTCGAGCTCTCGACTCTTTGAACGTTCCAGAATTAAGGCATTAGCAG AGGAACGTGAGACTGTACAAAAGAAAACCTTCACAAAATGGGTAAATTCACACCTGGTTCGTGTCAATTCCCGTGTCGGCGATTTGTATGTGGATATGCGTGACGGCAAAAATCTGATTAGACTTTTGGAGGTATTGTCGGGCGAACGATTGCCGCGTCCCACAAAGGGCAAAATGCGTATCCATTGCTTGGAGAATGTCGATAAAGCGTTGCAATTTTTGCGCGAGCAACGTGTGCATTTGGAGAATATCGGATCGCACGATATCGTCGATGGCAATGCCAGTTTGAGTTTGGGTCTCATTTGGACCATCATTTTGAGATTCcag ATCCAAGACATCACAATCGAAGAAGTCGACAACAAAGAAACAAAATCCGCGAAAGACGCTTTGCTGTTATGGTGTCAAATGAAAACCGCGGGCTACAACAACGTCAATATCCGCAACTTTACCACGTCATGGCGCGACGGTCTCGCCTTCAACGCAATCATCCACAAACATCGTCCCGACTTGATtcaattcgaaaaattgtccAAGAACAATCCAATTTACAACCTAAACAATGCATTTAACGTAGCTGAAGACAAATTAGGCCTCACAAAGCTCTTGGATGCCGAAGACATTTTCGTCGAGCATCCCgatgaaaaatcaatcatCACCTACGTCGTTACCTACTACCATTACTTTAGCAAAATGAAGCAAGAAACGGTCCAGGGCAAGCGTATTGGCAAAGTTGTTGGCATCGCGATGGATAACGATCGCATGATCAACGAATACGAAGGTTTAACGAGCGACCTCCTGCAATGGATCGAAACCACAATCGTTTCTTTGGGAGATCGCGAGTTTTCCAACTCCCTCGCTGGCGTTCAGGGACAACTTGCGCAATTCAGCAACTACCGTACGGTTGAAAAACCCCCGAAATTCGTCGAAAAAGGCAACTTGGAAGTCCTTCTCTTCACCTTGCAGTCCAAAATGCGAGCGAATAATCAAAAACCTTACACCCCCAAGGAAGGCAAGATGATTTCCGACATCAACAAGGCATGGGAACGCTTGGAAAAGGCCGAACATGAACGAGAACTCGCCTTACGCGAAGAATTGATTCGTCAAGAGAAATTGGAGCAACTCGCGGCACGTTTCAACCGAAAAGCATCGATGCGCGAAACGTGGCTCAGCGAAAATCAACGTCTCGTCTCGCAAGACAACTTTGGCTTTGACTTGGCAGCTGTCGAAGCAGCAGCGAAGAAACACGAGGCAATCGAAACCGACATTTTCGCGTACGAGGAACGCGTTCAAGCTGTCGTTGCCGTTTGCAATGAACtggaacaagaaaaatatcacgATATTGTCCGAATTGTCGAACGTAAGGAGAATGTCTTGCGTTTGTGGACGTATTTGCTTGAATTGCTCCGTGCCCGACGCTCGAGATTGGAATGCAGCATCAATTTGCAACAAAACTTCCAAGAAATGTTGTACATTTTGGATTCCATGGAAGAAATCAAGCAACGTCTCTTGACCGACGACTACGGAAAACACTTGATGGGCGTCGAAGATCTCTTGCAAAAGCATTCGCTCGTCGAAGCGGACATAAATGTGCTCGGGGAACGCGTCAAACAAGTCGTGCAGAACAGTCAACGCTTCTTGAGCGAAGAAGTTGAGGATTACAAGCCATGCGATCCTTCCATCATCGTAAATCGCGTGCAACAACTCGAAGATGCGTATGCCGAGCTTGTTAAACTTGCCGTCGAACGTCGTTCCCGTTTGGAGGAATCCCGAAAATTATGGCAATTCTATTGGGATATGGCTGACGAGGAAAATTGGATCAAAGAAAAGGAACAAATTGTCTCGACAGGCGATATTGGTCACGATTTGACCACAATTCACTTGCTTTTGTCAAAACACAAGGCTTTGGAGTCTGAAATCCATTCGCATGACCCACAATTGATGTCTGTCGTTGCTATCGGCGACGATTTAGTCCGTCAGGGACACTTTGGAGCGGATCGCATCAAAGAACGCTTGCAAGAAATCCTCGCCAGTTGGAATGGACTTCTCGATTCCGCCGCATATCGTCGCAAACGCTTGGAAGATGCCGTCGAATATCATCAACTCTTCGCCGATGCCGAAGATATTGACGCTTGGATGTTAGATGCCCTCAAATTAGTGTCCAGCGAAGATGTTGGCAACGACGAAAGTCACGTACAATCCCTCTTGAAGAAGCACAAAGACGTCGCCGACGAATTAAAATCCTATTCGGAGACTATTGAGCAACTTCATAAACAAGCCCAAGCTCTAACCTCAACTTTAACCCctgaagaaaaggaaaaagtcGCTGATCGTCTCGCGAAAATCAACGAACGGTACAATGAACTCTTGGAATTGTCGAAATTACGCAAGCAACGTCTCTTGGACACCCTCAGCAAGTACAAACTCTTGTCCGAAAGCGACGGAGTCGAGCAATGGATCACCGAAAAGGAGAAAATGCTCGCTACAATGACGCCGGGACGCGATATCGAAGATGTTGAGATCATGAAGCATCGTTACGAAGGCTTCGATAAGGAAATGAACGCCAATGCGTCGCGCGTTGCGGTTGTAAATCAACTTGCGCGTCAATTGTTGCATGTTGAACATCCCGATTCGGAAGAAATTACCGCCCGACAGAACAAATTGAACCAAGAATGGGGTCAATTACGCGACAAAGCGGAAGCAAAACGTGAGGAACTCGCTTCAGCTCATGGCGTTCAAACATTTTACATTGAATGTCGCGAAACTGTGTCCTGGATTGAAGATAAAAAGCGAATTCTCACGGAAACGGATTCGCTTCAGATGGATTTGACCGGCGTGATGACATTGCAACGTCGTTTATCGGGTATGGATCGCGATTTGGCAGCAATTCAAGCGAAACTTTCCGCTTTGGAGAAAGAAGCTGACTCAATTGAAGGCGAACATCCCGAAGAAGCTGCTTTGATTCGTGAAAAAGTCTCGCAAATTCAGATTATTTGGGAGCAACTCACCCATATGTTGCGCGAACGTGATGCCAAATTGGAAGAAGCGGGAGATTTGCATCGTTTCTTGCGCGATTTGGATCATTTCCAGGCGTGGTTGACGAAAACTCAAACAGATGTCGCTTCAGAAGATCAACCAACCACTTTGGCTGATGCTGAAAAGCTTCTTACGCAACATCAAAGTATCAAGGAGGAAATTGACAACTACACCGATGATTATTCAAAGATGATGGAATATGGCGAAGGTCTAACTTCAGATCCGAGTCAATCGGAAGACCCGCAATACATGTTCTTGCGTGAGAGATTACGCGCCTTGAAAGACGGTTGGGAAGAACTTCATCAAATGTGGGAGAATCGTCAAGTACTGCTCTCGCAAAGTTTGGATCAGCAACTTTTCAATCGCGATGCGCGTCAAGCTGAAGTTTTGTTGAGTCAACAAGAACACGTTTTGAGCAAGGATGATACGCCAGTTAATCTCGAACAAGCTGAGAATCAGTTGAAGAGACACGAAGCCTTCTTGACGACAATGGAGGCaaatgatgagaaaattaatacaatttgTCAAGTTGCCGATTCGTTGGTGCAAAAGGAACATTTCGATGCTGATAAGATTCATAAACGGGCAGATAGCATTGTGGGACGGCGTGATGCGAATAAGGAACGCGCCATTGAGATGCACGAGAAATTGAAGAATCAAGTCAAGTTGCATGAATTCTTGCAGGATTTGGAGGAACTCACTGAATGG gttCAAGAAAAACACTTGACATCCAAAGACGACACATACCGCAGCGCCAAGACCGTTCACTCCAAATGGACTCGCCATCAAGCATTCGAAGCAGAAATCGCTGCCAACAAGGAACGCTTGCACGAAGCGGAAAAAGCTGCACAAGAACTCATGGCAGAAAAACCCGAATTCCGCGAAATAATCGAACCCAAATTACGCGATCTTTCCGAACACTTTGAAGATCtcgaaaaaaccacaaaagaaAAGGGCGAACTCTTGTTCGACGCAAAACGCGAAGTCATTGTGCAACAAAGTGTCGACGATATCGACTCCTGGATCGACGAACTCGAGAAACAAGTTGTCAGCACTGACACGGGCTCCGATTTGACATCCGTGAacattttgatgcaaaaacatcaaattatcCAGACGCAAATGGCAGTCAAGGCCCGTCAAGTTGACGACATCGACAAACAAACGGAAGTATTGGCAAAGACAATCCCGCAGGACAAAGTTGAGCCGATCgtgatgaagaaaaaagtcgTTGGCGAACGTTTCGAACGCATCAAGGCACCGTTATTGGAACGCCAACGCTTGTTGGAGAAGAAAAAGGAAGCTTTCCAATTCCGACGCGATGTTGAGGAGGAAAAATTATGGATCGAAGAGAAATTGCCGCTTGCTACATCGGAAGATCTCGGAAATTCGCTGTTCAACGTGCacgttttgaagaaaaagaacCAATCGTTGTCCACGGAGATCGATAATCATGAGCCGCGCATCAGCACGATCTGCAAtaacggtcaaaaattgatcgaTGAAGAGCACGAAGATGCCAGCGACTACGGAGACTTGATCCGGGACTTGCGTCAACGTTGGCAGGAGCTCAAAGACGCCATCGATGAGCGTCGTCGCAACTTGGAGAACTCCGAACGTGTTCAACAATACTTCTTCGATGCTGCCGAAGCCGAAGCATGGATGAGCGAACAAGAATTGTACATGATGGTCGAAGATCGTGGCAAGGACGAGACTTCGGGACAAAATTGCATGAAGAAACACAACGTTTTGGAGCAAAGTGTCGAAGATTATGCCAACACAATTCGTCAATTAGGCGAAACTGCGCGTCAACTAACCTCGGAACATCATCCAAATGCCGATCAAGTTGCCGTCAAACAATCGCAACTCGACAAATTGTACGCCGGATTGAAGGATTTGGCCGGGGAACGTCGCGCCAAGTTGGATGAAGCGTTGCAACTCTTCATGTTACATCGCGAAGTCGACGATTTGGAACAATGGATCGCCGAACGTGAACTCGTAGCTGCTTCGCAAGAGCTCGGACAAGATTACGATCACGTTACCTTACTTTGGGATCGTTTCCGCGAATTTGCGCATGACACAAACCAAATCGGAAGTGAACGTGTCGCGAAGGCAAACAGCATCGCCGATGAATTTATCCACTCGGGACACTCAGATTCAGCTACAATTGCCGAATTAAAGGATTCCTTGAACGAACAATGGCAAGATTTGCTCGAACTCATCGAGACTCGAACCCAAATGCTCGCCGCTTCACGCGAACTTCACAAATATTTCCACGATTGCAAGGACATTTTGGGTCGCATCATCGAGAAACAACATGCCGTCTCCGACGAGTTGGGAAGAGATGCCGGTTCCATTTCCGCTTTGCAACGCaaacatcaaaatttcatccaaGATTTGATGACGTTGCATTCGCAAGTGCAACAAATCCAAGAGGAATCCTCGAAATTGCAAGCTTCGTATGCCGGCGAGAAGGCGCGCGAAATTACAAATCGCGAACAAGAAGTTCTTCAGGCATGGGCTAATTTGCAGGCTCGATGCGACGCGCGCAAACAAAAATTGGCAGACACAAGTGACTtgtttaaattcttcaatatGGTCCGTACGTTGATGCTGTGGATGGAAGATGTCGTGCGGCAAATGAACACGTCGGAGAAGCCGCGAGATGTGTCGGGCGTTGAGCTGTTGATGAATAATCATCAGAGTTTGAAGGCGGAAATTGACACGAGAGAGGATAATTTTGCAGCGTGCATTGCTTTGGGCAAGGAACTTTTGACACGCGAACATTATGCATCGGCAGAGATCAAGGAGCGCCTTGTACAATTGAGCAACAGTCGAAATGCTCTTCTTCTCCGATGGGAGGAACGTTGGGAGAATTTGCAATTaa ttCTTGAAGTTTATCAATTCGCACGTGACGCCGCTGTTGCCGAAGCATGGTTGATCGCGCAAGAACCTTACTTGATGTCAACTGAATTGGGACACACAATTGACGAAGTCGAAAACTTGATTAAGAAACACGAAGCATTCGAAAAGTCTGCTGCTGCGCAAGAAGAGCGTTTCAGTGCATTGGAGCGATTGACAACG tTTGAGCTCAAGGAAATGAAACGTCGACAAGAAGCGGCAGAAAAGGCAGAACAGGATCGTATTCGCGCCGAGGAAGAAGCTAAAGCAGCGTTGGAAGCACAAGCTGAGGCAGAACGACGCGCCGAACGATCTGGCGACCAAGCTGATGCACCCGGATCGCCTCAACGTGAAAAGGAATCag TGCATGATCCCCAAAATGGTGCGGCAAAATCCCCGTCTAAACAAGTAGTTTCAAGTCCCGGTAAAGGGCAAAAATCTCCCTCAA CGGCTGACAAATCACGCTTATCAGCTACATTACCGTCGCCGTCATCAGGTACGAAAATCAGTCGCAGATCTCGATCCAAAAGCCCATTCCGTAGTTTCAGATGGAAACGTGGTTCGTCTTCGAAGGCAGATGATTCGTTTGAGAGTGAag aacgcCCAAGTCCGGGAGGTATGGAAGATGGAGTTATCGAAGGTACTTTAACGAGAAAACACGAATGGGAATCAACGACAAAGAAGGCATCTAATCGATCATGGGATAaa gtCTACACGGTAGCTAAAAATGGCAAGCTATTATTCTTCAAGGATCAGAAGACATCGCGACAAGTTCCTGAACAAACATTCAAGGGAGAACCAGCTTTAGAATTAACGGGAGCCGTTGTTGAAATTGCCAGTGATTAcacaaagaagaagaatgtCTTCagaataaa atTATCCAACGGCGGAGAATTCCTTTTGCAAACGCACGACGACGCCGAATTAAATAACTGGGTGTCGACTCTGAAACAACATTGCGACGCCTTGAGTGGCACAGAAAGCCGATCACAAACATTACCGGCGTCATCACAAAAGGACGAACCAAAGAGACGGTCATTCTTCACGttgaagaaaaagtaa